The following proteins are co-located in the Hevea brasiliensis isolate MT/VB/25A 57/8 chromosome 11, ASM3005281v1, whole genome shotgun sequence genome:
- the LOC110661155 gene encoding transcription factor MYB4-like produces MALNKGKWSPEEDQKLIAYISRYGIWNWNEMPKAAGLPRSGKSCRLRWMNYLRPNIKRGNFSKEEEDTIYKLHKIMGNRWSAIAARLPGRTDNDIKNYWNSNLRKRLNNTASAASREMKMHLSEGTGPISTVPKALVAESSKEIPDSSSSNFVSGIDKNQALGQNTNVGLSKVYRDFEGLQGQSFSVEGLHVMEDDAATLYPFASDNDLFGYFPLLSYENQAIDLENFDLSGELQYQIWHEEPVYSYKYCNDLFDYPSLWSDQYQIMTQENSMSSELSGEIIIESLWEQPCSMIEGLYTS; encoded by the exons atggctcTGAATAAAGGAAAATGGAGTCCTGAGGAAGATCAGAAGTTAATAGCTTATATTAGCAGATATGGCATTTGGAACTGGAATGAGATGCCaaaagctgctg GTTTGCCAAGGTCAGGGAAGAGTTGCAGACTTCGCTGGATGAATTACCTCAGGCCAAATATAAAGCGTGGGAACTTcagcaaggaagaagaagacaccATATACAAGCTGCATAAAATAATGGGGAACAG atGGTCTGCAATTGCAGCCAGATTGCCTGGAAGAACAGACAAtgacataaaaaattattggaactCAAATTTAAGGAAACGCTTGAATAACACAGCTTCTGCAGCCTCGAGAGAGATGAAGATGCATCTCTCTGAGGGTACAGGCCCAATTTCGACTGTACCAAAAGCGTTGGTTGCAGAAAGCTCTAAGGAGATCCCAGATTCATCAAGTTCTAACTTTGTCAGCGGAATTGATAAAAACCAGGCTTTAGGTCAAAATACTAATGTTGGGTTATCTAAAGTTTATAGGGACTTTGAAGGCTTACAGGGGCAATCATTTTCTGTGGAAGGCTTGCATGTGATGGAGGATGATGCGGCAACTCTTTACCCTTTTGCTTCCGATAATGActtgtttggctattttcctctGCTGTCTTATGAAAACCAGGCTATCGACCTGGAGAATTTTGATTTATCTGGAGAACTCCA GTACCAGATTTGGCATGAAGAGCCTGTTTATTCATACAAATACTGCAATGATTTATTTGATTATCCTTCTTTGTGGTCTGATCAATACCAAATCATGACACAGGAGAATAGCATGTCATCTGAATTATCTGGAGAAATAATAATCGAAAGTTTGTGGGAGCAGCCGTGCTCCATGATAGAAGGCTTGTACACTTCATAG